In Corvus moneduloides isolate bCorMon1 chromosome 3, bCorMon1.pri, whole genome shotgun sequence, one DNA window encodes the following:
- the LGALSL gene encoding galectin-related protein: MAGTVAERDALKIEDGHLNNSLGSPVQADVYFPRLIVPFCGHIKGGMRPGKKILVMGIVDLNPESFGISLTCGESEDPPADVAIELKAVFTERQFVRNSCVAGEWGEEQSSIPYFPFIPDQPFRVEILCEHPRFRIFVDGHQLFDFYHRIETLSAIDTIKINGDLQLTKLG, from the exons ATGGCGGGGACCGTGGCCGAGCGGGACGCGCTG AAAATAGAGGACGGACATTTAAACAACTCCCTGGGATCTCCGGTGCAAGCTGATGTGTACTTCCCTCGCCTG ATCGTTCCCTTCTGTGGGCACATCAAAGGAGGAATGAGGCCGGGGAAGAAGATCTTAGTTATGGGCATAGTGGACCTCAACCCCGAGAG CTTTGGCATCAGTCTGACTTGTGGAGAGTCAGAAGATCCTCCTGCAGATGTAGCCATAGAACTGAAAGCTGTGTTTACAGAGAGACAGTTTGTCAGAAACTCTTGTGTAGCCGGAGAATGGGGGGAAGAGCAGTCGTCTATTCCTTACTTTCCATTTATACCGGACCAGCCTTTTAGG GTTGAGATACTTTGTGAGCATCCCCGTTTTAGAATATTTGTGGATGGACATCAGCTCTTTGATTTTTACCACCGTATTGAAACACTCTCAGCAATTGACACAATAAAGATAAATGGAGATCTTCAGCTTACAAAACTGGGCTGA